A single region of the Duganella sp. BuS-21 genome encodes:
- a CDS encoding ABC transporter ATP-binding protein, with translation MKPSVVEMSNLHKAFGQQQVLQGVNWSIESGKVIGLLGRNGAGKSTLLECLLGLREADVGGSRLFGQPVEALSEEIRANIGYVPQKSELFEWLTPLQLLDYFKALYPRWNQAKVDGLMQRWGLGGATANKQISKLSGGEKQRLSIIRALAHDPKLLVLDEPVASLDPVGRRDFLQELINGVIERDTTVVFSTHILSDLERVALDVAFLQGGKIVLQGALDELLEGKNLSLEDLFVEVTK, from the coding sequence ATGAAACCATCCGTTGTTGAGATGAGTAATTTGCATAAAGCATTCGGCCAGCAGCAGGTATTGCAAGGCGTGAATTGGTCGATTGAATCCGGTAAGGTTATTGGCCTGCTCGGACGTAATGGCGCGGGTAAATCGACCTTATTGGAATGCCTGCTTGGATTGCGCGAAGCGGATGTCGGCGGCAGCCGTCTGTTCGGCCAGCCGGTGGAGGCGCTGAGCGAAGAAATCCGCGCCAACATCGGCTACGTGCCGCAGAAATCCGAGCTGTTCGAGTGGTTGACGCCTTTGCAACTTCTGGACTATTTCAAGGCCCTGTATCCGCGCTGGAATCAAGCCAAGGTGGACGGCCTGATGCAGCGCTGGGGCTTGGGGGGCGCGACGGCGAATAAGCAAATCAGCAAGCTTTCCGGCGGCGAGAAACAGCGCCTGTCGATCATCCGCGCGCTGGCCCATGACCCCAAACTGCTGGTGCTGGATGAGCCGGTCGCCAGCCTGGATCCGGTCGGCCGCCGCGATTTTCTGCAAGAGCTGATCAACGGCGTGATCGAACGCGATACCACGGTGGTGTTCTCCACCCACATTCTGTCCGATCTGGAGCGGGTGGCGCTGGACGTGGCATTCTTGCAAGGCGGCAAGATCGTGCTGCAAGGCGCGCTCGATGAGTTGCTTGAAGGTAAAAACTTGAGCCTGGAAGACCTGTTCGTCGAGGTTACCAAATGA
- the xth gene encoding exodeoxyribonuclease III, translating into MRIATFNVNGIGSRLPALLQWLEEAEPDVVCLQELKAPQEKFPESAINNIGYGAIWHGQKSWNGVAILARGQQPLETGRGLPGDADDAQSRYIEAIVDGILIGGLYLPNGNPAPGPKFDYKLKWFERFILHAAKIIESDAPAVLAGDYNVMPTELDVYKPERWVDDALFRPEVREAFHRLIKQGWCDALREKHPGEVIYTFWDYFRNAYGRNAGLRIDHLLLSPSLTPVLKAAGVDREVRGREKPSDHAPTWVELDLGGR; encoded by the coding sequence ATGCGTATCGCCACTTTCAACGTCAACGGCATCGGAAGCCGCCTGCCTGCCCTGCTCCAGTGGCTGGAGGAGGCTGAGCCGGATGTTGTCTGCCTGCAGGAACTCAAAGCTCCGCAGGAGAAATTCCCGGAGTCGGCCATTAATAACATCGGCTACGGCGCGATCTGGCACGGACAAAAAAGCTGGAATGGCGTCGCCATATTGGCGCGTGGCCAGCAGCCATTGGAAACAGGACGTGGCCTGCCCGGCGATGCGGATGATGCGCAAAGCCGCTATATTGAAGCGATAGTGGATGGTATTTTAATCGGCGGCTTATATCTACCAAATGGAAATCCGGCGCCCGGACCTAAATTCGACTATAAACTAAAATGGTTTGAGCGTTTTATTCTGCACGCCGCAAAGATAATAGAAAGCGACGCCCCCGCCGTTCTGGCAGGCGATTACAACGTCATGCCTACCGAACTCGACGTTTATAAACCCGAGCGCTGGGTGGATGATGCTTTATTCCGTCCAGAAGTCCGCGAAGCTTTTCATCGTTTAATAAAACAGGGTTGGTGCGATGCATTGCGGGAGAAACATCCTGGCGAGGTCATATACACGTTCTGGGATTATTTCCGCAACGCCTACGGCCGCAACGCCGGGCTGCGCATCGACCATTTACTGCTCAGTCCTTCGCTGACGCCGGTCCTGAAAGCGGCCGGCGTGGACCGCGAAGTGCGCGGGCGAGAGAAGCCCAGCGACCATGCGCCGACGTGGGTGGAACTCGATTTGGGAGGTCGCTGA
- a CDS encoding cache domain-containing protein — protein MREFMAMGLMVCCAAQAAPNEKDAVALAEKGAQFVRTHGKAEMAARINSKDAQFNQGALYLAMRDLNGITVAHPTTALIGKNLLEVPDADGKLFRQEMLALAKGPGRGWVDYKFRNPESGKVEAKRTYVLRVDDVALEAGIYKH, from the coding sequence ATGCGCGAGTTCATGGCGATGGGGTTGATGGTGTGCTGCGCGGCGCAGGCCGCGCCCAATGAAAAGGACGCGGTGGCGCTGGCCGAGAAGGGCGCCCAGTTCGTGCGCACGCACGGCAAGGCCGAGATGGCGGCCCGCATCAACAGCAAGGATGCGCAGTTCAACCAGGGCGCGCTGTACCTGGCGATGCGCGACCTGAACGGCATCACGGTGGCGCATCCGACCACGGCGTTGATCGGCAAGAATCTGCTGGAGGTGCCTGACGCCGACGGCAAGCTGTTTCGCCAGGAGATGCTGGCCCTGGCGAAGGGACCGGGGCGCGGCTGGGTCGACTACAAATTCCGCAATCCTGAGTCGGGCAAGGTCGAAGCCAAGCGCACCTACGTGCTGCGCGTGGACGATGTGGCCCTCGAAGCCGGCATCTACAAGCACTGA
- a CDS encoding GntR family transcriptional regulator, with the protein MTAHTASLFTIATGSSDPIYRQLIEQVRRLIAATVLKPGDVLPSVRDVAVTLAVNPMTVSKAYNMMETEGLLSRARGVGMLVAESQSSAARESLLIPTLERAAAEARQLGMDNETVLQLFAKILGETK; encoded by the coding sequence ATGACCGCACATACGGCTTCCCTGTTCACGATAGCGACCGGTTCGTCCGACCCTATCTACAGGCAATTAATCGAGCAGGTACGTCGATTAATTGCCGCCACCGTTCTAAAACCCGGCGACGTTTTACCGTCGGTGCGTGACGTCGCTGTCACATTGGCAGTCAATCCCATGACGGTTTCCAAGGCTTATAACATGATGGAAACCGAAGGGTTATTAAGCCGTGCACGCGGTGTCGGCATGTTGGTGGCTGAATCACAGTCGTCGGCGGCACGCGAAAGCTTATTAATACCGACCCTGGAACGCGCCGCCGCCGAGGCGCGTCAACTGGGAATGGATAACGAAACCGTACTGCAGTTATTTGCTAAAATTCTTGGAGAAACCAAATGA